From Larus michahellis chromosome 5, bLarMic1.1, whole genome shotgun sequence, the proteins below share one genomic window:
- the LOC141743505 gene encoding toll-like receptor 1, whose product MGPLSNIYVFVCVFTFMLWNNSQPTVENEFIANYSSSLLTNVPKNIPVHTQVLDLSHNRISGLRILEFISLSKLQVLNLSHNLIMELDFSVFIYNQDLEYLDLSHNNILKVYCQTLAYLRHLDLSFNKFTALPICQEFGNMFRLEYLGLSATVMRRSDFRYIIHLQLHTVFLTLEDFTLYEPQSLTALNTRSLHIVFAANQNFSFSLLYDGMSTSKNLSIVNLRYSLSYKDFPFPPLTLLKKIKTTALMLDTVDLQWAIILQIFLLIWYSPMEHLTVRNLTFQGPLGELTEYEFLPLFDSLEQIISLDGSMKVLTLEHVRNKVYYFNQEIVYRQFSEMNIASLTIYDAYMPHMLCPSRTSSFQYLNFSHNALTDELFQNCGTLTGLKLLILQRNKFESLSKVSFMTSRMKSLKYLDMSNNLLSHDAPDVQCQWSKSLSELDLSSNQLTESVFECVPVNIKKLDLQNNQITSVPKGMAELKSLKELNLASNRLADLPGCGGFTSLEFLNIEMNLILTPSADFFQSCPRVRELQAGHNPFKCSCELQDFIRLERQSGGKLFGWPSAYVCEYPEDLRGMQLKDFHLTELACNTTLLLVTALLLTLVLVAVVAFLCIYLDVPWYVRMTWQWTQTKRRAWHHHPEEQERVLQFHAFISYSERDSLWVKNELIPNLEKGEGCAQLCQHERNFVPGKSIVENIINCIEKSYKSIFVLSPNFVQSEWCHYELYFAHHKLFSENSNSLILILLEPIPPYIIPARYHKLKALMAKRTYLEWPKERSKHALFWANLRAAISINLPTFVEANEEQSDVTSTSSIRFYFYASFLPYLLSLRYVLTTWRRWPAGSRAAVRQQHDAITSAGMERVERCIVNSTGLALSGHLKRCEDINPALPAITSQHACGRPAMCSQPVPALSALAPRPGKGLWGRAWLKEQAQAAISKVIKNANSHVWCSRPANGLI is encoded by the exons ATGGGACCCCTTTCAAATATCTATGTCTTTGTCTGTGTCTTTACATTCATGCTATGGAATAATAGCCAGCCAACTGTGGAAAATGAATTTATTGCAAATTATTCAAGCAGTTTGCTAACTAATGTTCCAAAAAACATTCCAGTCCATACTCAGGTATTAGATTTATCACATAATAGGATCTCTGGACTTAGGATCttggaatttatttctctttcaaaactTCAAGTATTAAATCTTTCTCATAATCTAATTATGGAGCTTGACTTCAGTGTCTTCATTTATAATCAAGACTTAGAATACTTAGATTTATCTCATAATAACATTTTGAAAGTTTACTGTCAAACTCTTGCATATCTTAGACATTTAGATCTTTCTTTCAATAAGTTTACTGCCCTGCCCATCTGTCAGGAATTCGGCAACATGTTTCGTTTGGAGTACCTAGGATTAAGTGCCACGGTGATGCGAAGGTCAGACTTCAGGTATATCATACATTTGCAGCTGCACACTGTCTTCCTAACCTTAGAAGACTTTACTCTCTATGAGCCTCAAAGTCTGACAGCCTTGAATACAAGGAGCCTCCACATTGTTTTTGCAGCAAACCAAAACTTCAGTTTTTCCCTCTTGTATGATGGAATGAGCACTTCAAAAAACTTGAGTATAGTTAACTTGAGATATTCCTTGAGCTACAAagatttcccctttcctcctttaaCGCTTCTGAAGAAAATCAAGACAACAGCTCTGATGCTTGACACTGTGGACTTACAATGGGCTATAATTTTGCAAATTTTCCTGCTTATTTGGTATTCACCTATGGAGCATTTGACTGTGAGAAATTTGACTTTCCAGGGACCACTGGGGGAGCTGACTGAATATGAATTTCTACCCTTATTTGATTCTCTGGAACAAATAATCTCTTTGGATGGCTCCATGAAAGTGCTGACTTTGGAGCATGTTCGTAATAAGGTTTATTATTTCAACCAGGAGATTGTATACAGACAGTTTTCAGAGATGAATATTGCCAGTTTGACAATATATGATGCATATATGCCACACATGCTTTGCCCCAGTAGGACAAGctcatttcagtatttaaatttttctcaCAATGCCCTGACGGATGAATTGTTCCAGAATTGTGGCACTCTGACAGGTCTGAAATTACTTATTTTACAGAGGAATAAATTTGAGAGCCTTTCCAAGGTAAGCTTCATGACCAGCCGTATGAAATCACTGAAATATCTGGACATGAGCAACAACTTGCTGAGTCATGATGCACCTGATGTGCAATGCCAATGGTCTAAGTCTCTGTCAGAGTTGGACCTGTCCTCAAATCAGTTGACGGAGTCTGTGTTTGAGTGCGTGCCAGTCAACATCAAAAAGCTGGACCTGCAAAACAATCAGAtcaccagtgtccccaaggggatGGCTGAGCTGAAATCCTTGAAGGAGCTGAACCTGGCATCGAACAGGCTGGCTGACCTGCCGGGGTGTGGTGGCTTTACATCCCTGGAGTTCCTGAACATAGAGATGAATTTGATCCTCACCCCATCTGCTGACTTCTTCCAGAGCTGCCCAAGGGTCAGGGAGCTGCAAGCCGGGCACAACCCATTCAAGTGTTCCTGTGAACTGCAGGACTTTATCCGTCTGGAGAGGCAGTCTGGGGGGAAGCTGTTTGGCTGGCCATCGGCGTACGTGTGCGAGTACCCGGAAGACTTGCGAGGAATGCAGCTGAAGGACTTCCACCTGACCGAACTGGCTTGCAACACGACGCTCTTGCTTgtgacagctctgctgctgacgCTGGTGCTGGTGGCGGTCGTGGCCTTTCTGTGCATCTACCTGGACGTGCCGTGGTACGTACGGATGACGTGGCAGTGGACGCAGACGAAGCGGAGAGCTTGGCACCACCATCCCGAAGAGCAGGAGAGGGTTCTGCAGTTTCACGCGTTCATTTCCTACAGCGAGCGTGATTCATTGTGGGTGAAGAACGAGCTGATCCCAAACCTGGAGAAGGGGGAGGGCTGTGCACAACTGTGCCAGCACGAGAGGAACTTTGTCCCCGGCAAGAGCATTGTGGAGAACATCATTAACTGCATAGAGAAGAGCTACAAGTCGATCTTTGTGTTGTCTCCCAACTTTGTGCAGAGCGAGTGGTGTCACTATGAGCTGTACTTTGCCCATCACAAATTATTCAGTGAGAATTCCAACAGCTTAATCCTCATTTTACTGGAGCCGATCCCTCCGTACATTATCCCTGCCAGGTACCACAAGCTGAAGGCTCTCATGGCAAAGCGAACCTACCTGGAGTGGCCGAAGGAGAGGAGCAAGCATGCCCTTTTCTGGGCTAACCTGAGGGCAGCTATTAGCATTAACCTGCCAACTTTCGTTGAAGCAAATGAGGAGCAGAGTGATGTTACTTCTACTAGTAGTATAA ggttttatttttatgcctcATTCCTGCCGTACCTGCTTTCCCTCCGGTATGTCCTCACGACGTGGCGTAGGTGGCCTGCTGGGTCCCGGGCAGCAGTCCGCCAACAGCACGACGCAATCACCTCAGCAGGGATGGAAAGGGTTGAGAGATGCATCGTGAATTCAACTGGGCTCGCTCTTTCTGGGCATCTGAAAAGGTGTGAAGACATAAACCCTGCTCTGCCCGCCATCACCTCCCAGCATGCGTGCGGGCGCCCCGCCATGTGTTCTCAGCCTGTGCCTGCACTCTCCGCTCTGGCACCCCGGCCCGGGAAAGGGCTGTGGGGTAGAGCATGGCTAAAGGAGCAGGCCCAGGCAGCCATTTCGAAAGTGATTAAAAACGCTAACTCACACGTTTGGTGCTCCAGACCTGCCAATGGACTAATTTGA
- the LOC141743508 gene encoding toll-like receptor 1 — MTGKMGSLRNFFLYKCLFALTFWNHVSLSVENELFTSVSNYFPEDGSDKKVKSLPLLYTNNHQSKANFDWVVIQNTTESLSLSEITNDNVKKLIALLSNFRQGSRLQNLTLTNVSVDWDFLIKIFQTVWHSSIEYFNVNSVTQLSAIKGYYFDYSGTSMKALTMKKVLITDLYFTQDDLYKIFADMNIAALTIAESEMIHMLCPSSDSPFRYLNFSKNDLTDLLFQKCDKLIKLETLNLQKNKFESLSKVSFMTSRMKSLKYLDMSNNLLSHDAPDVQCQWSKSLSELDLSSNQLTESVFECVPVNIKKLDLQNNQITSVPKGMAELKSLKELNLASNRLADLPGCGGFTSLEFLNIEMNLILTPSADFFQSCPRVRELQARHNPFKCSCELQDFIHLERQSGGKLFGWPSAYVCEYPEDLRGTQLKDFHLTELACNTTLLLVTALLLTLVLVAVVAFLCIYLDVPWYVRMTWQWTQTKRRAWHHHPEEQERVLQFHAFISYSERDSLWVKNELIPNLEKGEGCVQLCQHERNFVPGKSIVENIINCIEKSYKSIFVLSPNFVQSEWCHYELYFAHHKLFSENSNSLILILLEPIPPYIIPARYHKLKALMAKRTYLEWPKERSKHALFWANLRAAISINLPMADGNSCGEMH; from the coding sequence ATGACAGGAAAAATGGGATCTCtcagaaacttttttctttacaagtgTCTGTTTGCATTAACTTTTTGGAACCACGTCAGCCTGTCTGTGGAAAATGAACTCTTTACATCTGTTTCTAACTATTTTCCAGAAGATGGCTCTGACAAAAAAGTCAAGAGCCTGCCACTCCTGTATACAAATAATCATCAGTCCAAAGCTAATTTTGACTGGGTTGTGATACAAAATACTACAGAAAGCCTGTCATTGTCAGAAATCACAAATGacaatgtaaaaaaattaatagctttaTTATCTAATTTCAGGCAAGGCTCCAGGTTACAAAATCTGACACTGACAAACGTGTCAGTGGACTGggattttcttattaaaattttTCAGACTGTATGGCACTCTTCCATTGAATACTTCAATGTTAACAGTGTAACACAATTGTCGGCCATCAAAGGCTATTACTTTGACTATTCAGGTACCTCTATGAAAGCACTGAcaatgaaaaaagttttaatcaCAGATCTGTACTTCACGCAGGATGACCTAtacaaaatatttgcagacaTGAATATTGCAGCCTTAACAATAGCTGAATCAGAGATGATACATATGCTGTGTCCTTCATCTGACAGTCCCTTTAGATACTTAAATTTTTCAAAGAATGATTTAACAgatcttctttttcaaaaatgtgACAAATTAATTAAACTGGAGACATTAAACTTGCAGAAGAATAAATTTGAGAGCCTTTCCAAGGTAAGCTTCATGACCAGCCGTATGAAATCACTGAAATATCTGGACATGAGCAACAACTTGCTGAGTCATGATGCACCTGATGTGCAATGCCAATGGTCTAAGTCTCTGTCAGAGTTGGACCTGTCCTCAAATCAGTTGACGGAGTCCGTGTTTGAGTGCGTGCCAGTCAACATCAAAAAGCTGGACCTGCAAAACAATCAGAtcaccagtgtccccaaggggatGGCTGAGCTGAAATCCTTGAAGGAGCTGAACCTGGCATCGAACAGGCTGGCTGACCTGCCGGGGTGTGGTGGCTTTACATCCCTGGAGTTCCTGAACATAGAGATGAATTTGATCCTCACCCCATCTGCTGACTTCTTCCAGAGCTGCCCAAGGGTCAGGGAGCTGCAAGCCAGGCACAACCCGTTCAAGTGTTCCTGTGAACTGCAGGACTTTATCCATCTGGAGAGGCAGTCTGGGGGGAAGCTGTTTGGCTGGCCATCGGCGTACGTGTGCGAGTACCCGGAAGACTTGCGAGGAACGCAGCTGAAGGACTTCCACCTGACCGAACTGGCTTGCAACACGACGCTCTTGCTTgtgacagctctgctgctgacgCTGGTGCTGGTGGCGGTCGTGGCCTTTCTGTGCATCTACCTGGACGTGCCGTGGTACGTACGGATGACGTGGCAGTGGACGCAGACGAAGCGGAGAGCTTGGCACCACCATCCCGAAGAGCAGGAGAGGGTTCTGCAGTTTCACGCGTTCATTTCCTACAGCGAGCGTGATTCATTGTGGGTGAAGAACGAGCTGATCCCAAACCTGGAGAAGGGGGAGGGCTGTGTACAACTGTGCCAGCACGAGAGGAACTTTGTCCCCGGCAAGAGCATTGTGGAGAACATCATTAACTGCATAGAGAAGAGCTACAAGTCGATCTTTGTGTTGTCTCCCAACTTTGTGCAGAGCGAGTGGTGTCACTATGAGCTGTACTTTGCCCATCACAAATTATTCAGTGAGAATTCCAACAGTTTAATCCTCATTTTACTGGAGCCGATCCCTCCGTACATTATCCCTGCCAGGTACCACAAGCTGAAGGCTCTCATGGCAAAGCGAACCTATCTGGAGTGGCCGAAGGAGAGGAGCAAGCATGCCCTTTTCTGGGCTAACCTGAGGGCAGCTATTAGCATTAACCTGCCAATGGCTGATGGAAACAGCTGTGGGGAAATGCATTAA